Within the Caldisericia bacterium genome, the region ATTATAACTTAATTTACAATTTGAAAGCGATGATTCTTGCAGGACTACCTGAACCACCTTTGATTTTCAACGAGCCCAAGAATATGTAGAAACCTCTTTCGGGAAGTTCATGGAGGTTTTTTAAATTCTCAATGTGTATGCAACCATTTTCAAATAAGATTCTGTTTGATTCAAAATCTTTACTCATCCCTCCGTCAATACCGTGAGTATCTATCCCTATTATTTTAACTCCTTTCTTAATAAGAAAACTTACCACTTCAGGTTTCACTCCGGGAAAGTGCATAACTCCATCTTTGTCAATTCCAAGGTAATCTTTTGTTTTCCAATATTTATCCCAGCCTGTCCTTACAAGAACGCATTTTTCTCTTATCTCT harbors:
- a CDS encoding cyclase family protein, translated to MTFKIVDLTHTIDEDTPIFPKDPHIKIERVKSIERDGFNLNYIHIGEHTGTHIGTPLHFIKDGFDASMIPLDLLIVESIVIDISKKASLNRNYLLNICDIEMWEKIYGEIREKCVLVRTGWDKYWKTKDYLGIDKDGVMHFPGVKPEVVSFLIKKGVKIIGIDTHGIDGGMSKDFESNRILFENGCIHIENLKNLHELPERGFYIFLGSLKIKGGSGSPARIIAFKL